The Biomphalaria glabrata chromosome 1, xgBioGlab47.1, whole genome shotgun sequence sequence TAGTTTTCCAACAATGGAAAACAAAATGGTTAGAACattctatctaaaaaaaaaaataacactttgATTCATTTAGTATGCTTATTTTTCGCTGATGCGATACAGTTTCTCAGCAGTTAAAACATCTAGCATATCAACAGTaacaaatgtaatctatctacAGCAAACACACATGTACGATTTAAACAGCAAACGATGTTTGCGTTCAACAGCTGACCATGTAATCTATCTATCAAGTAAACCTAGGCCTCATTTAATTCAACCATATTTATACTTGCAAGAATTCCACTTTAACACTGAAATGTTTACAGAATATCAAAGATATTGGATATTATGACAAtcattttttaattctaaatacTATACTAAAAGATTACTTGTCAAATACATTTTACCAaaggacatattttttttttgtaatgacacTTCCTACTTTATGAAGCGGATGACCTTTTGTAAGCGATTAGTTTGCTATTAATATAGCAACATGAAAAGACATTAGTGAagactagaatactggatctagatgtatggtaaaaaaaaaagattttagttTGTTGATAGACGTAACgctctagacttagaagaagTGCACAAAAAGCTCCTGAacctttatttatatatttaactctGAATACACATGAGAATACCCGCTGACGAATGTGTGTTCAAGATATGAATTGTCGAGACCTCCAgatcaaatttaattattagaattagattattacattttgaagcattataactatcaagccagagttttccctgtgtgcTCAATTAGCTAGCCATTTTTTCCCAATGGTATACATAAACTGTAAAATTTCTAGAAAATTGTAAGAGCCGTTTTagagatccgtgtccacccattttttttttaccaaataaaaatttgcaagctgataagatGCATTGTAAACATTAATGCTTTGAAATTAGATTTGATGGATGTGCACCTAATTTGTCGTATACCTTCTAACTTAAAAAAGAATCAACACTTCACTGGGCTGTACACTAGACTGACCAGTAACTAGCAATTTAATTAATAGTTATCCACTATCAAAGAAAATTTTCCGTAAAATTAAGCAAATAGTTTGTtatctattatttaaaaacatgtaaaatttgTCAAcgattatataatatatatatataatacgtATGAAGTTGTGGTGGCTGAGCtctcaggttcgaatcctggtgaagaccggaatttttaatttcgggatctttaggcgactctgagtccacctagctttaatgggtacctgacattagttgaggaatgtaaggacggttggtcgttgtgctggccataggacaccctcgttaaccgtgagccacacAAACAGGTGAACTTTCCATCATGTGTCCTATAGAtggaaaggtctgaaaggggaactttactctttTCTTGATCTAAAATATACTCAACTAGAATCAGCATTGACATTGTTCGATTAGGGGACTACTGCAAACACTTTAAAACTAATCATTCGCTGAACATCTATTGATTTTATGTTTAAACAGTCATTAGCAAAATGTTCAAAGGTATTGAGTGACAGATATCTCTGTACCCACTCGGCTCTCTGCGTAATGGGTACAACGGAGGTAGGTACTCAACAACATCTAGTACACATTACAACATCTAGTACACATTACAACATCGCTTGTTTCATCAAATACTTTGTTTTCAAATGCAACGCAGTAAAAGACAgctataaaatattattttttgattTAATGTTCAATGTGTATAAATTGTTTGGTAACACTTGATAGatcaaatatatttcttttattgttttagatctaCGCTATAACGTCCATGTTTTTTGTCATACTTTCCATTGGGGTGTTTGTGCTGGAAACTCATTATTGGTTTCGAACCCCCCTCGAAGGCATCAACGTCACGACTTCTTCATCGTCCCCAGGATCCTGCTCAACCTCATTTTCCTCATCGGACACTTGCTGCTGTCGGATGAATGGTAACGACGATCTCAAGTACTCGGAGTCGGAACCTCACGACGCCATGACCATCTTGGACTACATCAGCGCCGGATTTTTCACCATCGAGTACCTCGGTCGCTTTTACTTTGCCCCGCGCAAGTGCCAGTTTCTTCAGCAGCCTCTGAACATCATAGACATCCTCTGCTTGCTTCCACACTTTGTCTCTATCATCATGAAGTCGGTGGACCCGACGGAGAAGAGCTCGCAGGTCATCAAAACGGTGCTGGCGCTGAGGATCATCCGCGTGCTAAGGATTTTCAAGCTGATGAAGCACTATACCGCTTTCAAGATCCTCGTGTACACCATCAAGGTCAGCACCAAAGAGTTGCTTCTCATGGTCATCTTTCTCTTCACCGGCGTGTTGCTCTTCGCCAGCGTTATATTTTACGCAGAAAACAGCACATTCACTAACATCCCAATCGGATTTTGGTGGGCGTTGGTGACTATGACAACTGTGGGCTACGGAGATAAGGTCCCCAGAACGGAGGCCGGGTATCTCATCGGCTCAATGTGCGTGCTGTGCGGGGTGCTCACTGTGGCGTTCACGGTTCCCATTGTCGTGAATAACTTTACTCTCTACTATTCGCATGCGCAGTCCAGGGTCAGGCTCCCGCCTCCAAAGAAGGAAGAGCTGCAGAAGAAGCTGATTCTAAAAAATCAAAAGGCTCAAGAGTTCATACACAAGCTGACAGAGAATGTCAAGCGAAGTAAGACTTTCTATTCCCTCAACACGCCGAGAAACCCCGACGCAAAGGACGACAACCCATCGATAGATTCAGGTCTACCAGATTGCTCTTCTCCTGTCGGTCATGGCCACAAGACGCTGCAGTCGACGGAATCCACTTCCACCATGTGCTCCATGCTGTCTGAAAGGCAGAGCGTCGTGGGCAGCCCCAACAGGTACACACTGCACAACGTGGCCTCCAACCTGCATACCGTGTCCGCCAGTGTTGCTCAACTGGAGCTGGAACTGCCCGGGACACCCGCCGGTGATCCCGACAGGGTAAGAATAAAACAATACTCAGTTACACCTTGAAATCTAAAATCAAAATTTCAATCAATATCTTGGTTCCATTTAAGTAAGCTGACATCAAACATCAGTCAATAAATAACCCTTGAAGTGTCGATAATGAAGTCTTGAGTATTGCAAACTGAGCGGATATTGTTAAATGGTTGATTACATTCTGAGACCTTTCAgggcactttttaaaaaattacattttgtttaatactTGTTAAGGATAAAAATACCACGACTCAGAGAAATACAATGTATAAAGGATACCTTAATAAACCAGTGTGAGTGCatcagtaaaataaatataaataagttaTAACTATTATCATTTTAGTTAGTTGAACAAGaatattaaatgaaatagtATCATGTCAAGACTTCAATAGGATAGAATTCAAACagtgatttaaaagaaaaggagaCTTCAATAAGAGATATCTTCTTTTTGCTGCCCTCGCCACGTAATAGGCTCCTACCTTAACTAAATGGATTCAACTAAATGGATTATCCTTTAATTAATTTAAGTCTTGCCTAACACCTCATGTAATATTTTGATTCTTCAGTAGGGACAAAAAGACATAAAACTATGACAAAACGTAAGGACACTCTCTATCTcaggttgttttattttatttttaaatactactactaatctttattatccatcaGTATAATATAAATCATAATAGAATAATAACACAAATAATTGTACTGGTAGATCAGTTTGCACCGTTGTTTGTTTCTGTCTTGAGTCAGCTCGAGGTGGATCTCGCAGATTAATCTACTCAGTAATTACAAATTACTAGAACATACAAACATACGCCTGAGATTTGtaaaaatgagtatttttgtAATAGAAACTTATCTAAGGTGAATAGAAATGTCAAAGGACTATTTGGATTTACATGTAAAATTGTACACACCACGACAACCTATCGAGTTGTTCCACTGATGGTGACCGTTTAGTTTATTTAactttacaatgtaattcaaatATCTTTGGAAATTACAAGTATAAAGTTAGGGTTTGGTTTGTAACTATCAGTTCATTCATTCTTTAAAGatgtcattatttatcaattcatttattctttaaagatgtcattatttatcaattcatttattctttaaagatgtcattatttatcagttcattcattctttaaagatgtcattatttatcaattcatttattctttaaagatgtcattatttatcaattcatttattctttaaagatgtcattatttatcagttcattcattctttaaagatgtcattatttatcaattcatttattctttaaagatgtcattatttatcaattcaTTTATTCTTTAAAGCTGTCATTAtttatccattcatttattcttTAAAGCTGTCATTATTTATGAATTCATTTATTCTTTAAAGCtgtcattatttatcaattcatttattctttaaagctgtcattatttatcaattcatttattctttaaagctgtcattatttatcaattcaTTCATTCTTTAGAGCTGTCATTATTTATAccaataatataatattgatGAATTGATCTTTGATTTGCGTCTCTTTGCTTAACATTCTGACTTTGGTTTCTTCTTAGTTCCGACATCCAGACACCACACACCTGCTCAACACAATGGAGGACCACGAAGAGAGGATGGAGCTGGAGAGGCGAAGACAACAGGACATGGTGAGTGTGAGGATCGAACAGAAGAGGCAAAGGCTGACGCCTCGTCCGCCAGGCGGTGGCGGTGGCGCCCATCACAGTAATGACACATCGGACGATAAGTCCATGATGATAACTAACGAACCGCCGTCCACTGCCCATGGGGACAACGATAAAACCTCTGCGCCAATAATATCCAAACATTCCAGACTGCTTCTCAACAAACTGCGCTCAGATCATGGAACTATCATAGTCAAGCCAGCGCAGTCGGTCTTAAATTTCTCAGGTCCAAAGTCAGAAAGATGAGATTATGTTTATGATAATGTTCTGTGGATCATGTTAATAGCCATATTCTGTGAgattatgttatatatatatataatgagcaTACATTCAACATTTGTGAATGATTTTCTCTTTcagtttattatatatttttattgttatttgcCACTTGTGATAACAGCTAAAAGTTTTTGAATCAAATCTCCCGTTGAACCTTCACGAAACAAATATGCACAGATTTTTACAGCCTGCTCATAAAAGCTTTCATTTTTTGGaactgctctttttttttcttctacatttgattgtcctttttttttcaccagaACAAAAGTCaaggaaaaaaattttttttttttcttattttataaattacagactttcCTTTACAAACTAAACTAATTTCGATAACTGTTTAACCAGAACAAAAGTCaaggaaaaaattttttttttttttcttattttataaattacagactttcCTTTACAAACTAAACTAATTTCGATAAGTGTTTAACTAGAAATGTTGGACCGGTAAGACGAAACTAGAATTGTTTTAACTAAACACTAAATAGTTTCTTTTTAGAGACTTCACTCATGACTTTTGGGAGTATAAAACATGCTATGAGCGAATTGCTACTGAAATTGATAAATACCCCAAACATTAATTTCACTCAATTTAAAGAATAGCTTTTGTTCTTTTcacttctttgttctcattatgagattgtagggcgcagataaccagtCCTCTGTCTCagattgtagggcgcagataaccagttctctgtctgagattgtaaggcgcagataaccagttctctgtctgagattgtagggcgcagataaccagttctctgtctgagattgtagggcgcagataaccagttctctgtctgagattgtagggcgcagataacccgttctctgtctgagattgtagtgcgcagataaccagttctctgtctgagattggagggcagataaccagttctctgtctgagattgtagggcgcagataaccagttctctgtctgagattgtaggacgcagataaccagttctctgtctgagattgtagggcgcagataaccagttctctgtctgagattgtagggcgcagataaccagttctctgtctgagattgtagggcgcagataaccCGTTCTCTGTCTGAAattgtagggcgcagataaccagttctctgtctgagattgtagggcgcagataacaagttctctgtctgagatttgagggcgcagataaccagttctctgtctCAGATTGGAGGgcagataaccagttctctgtctgagattgtagggcgcagataacccgttctctgtctgagattgGACGGCAGATAACCAGTTTTCTGTCTAagattgtagggcgcagataaccagttctctgtctgagattggagggcagataaccagttctctgtctaagattgtagggcgcagataaccagttctctgtctCAGATTGGAGGgcagataaccagttctctgtctgagattgtagggcgcagataacccgttctctgtctgagattgtagggcgcagataaccagttctctgtctgagattgtagggcgcagataaccacttctctgtctgagattgtagggcagataaccagttctctgtctgagattgtagggcgcagataacccgttctctgtctgagattgtagggcgcagataaccagttctctgtctgagattgtagggcgcagataaccagttctctatctgagattgtagggcgcagataacccgttctctgtctgagattgtagggtgcagataaccag is a genomic window containing:
- the LOC106065978 gene encoding potassium voltage-gated channel protein Shaw-like, coding for MDIVRRAAVAAVTNAKKNQRIKLNVGGAVFETWTHTLLRKPGTRLSRLARALESDESYDSERGEYFFDRHPGIFATVMHYYRTEELHTDHNICGNIIKGELEYWGLTELDIEPCCWGHYNRFKENKETLAAIDDSFTFQMDPDAFGNKPTRYTEFKKRVWIFLEDPASSKGAKIYAITSMFFVILSIGVFVLETHYWFRTPLEGINVTTSSSSPGSCSTSFSSSDTCCCRMNGNDDLKYSESEPHDAMTILDYISAGFFTIEYLGRFYFAPRKCQFLQQPLNIIDILCLLPHFVSIIMKSVDPTEKSSQVIKTVLALRIIRVLRIFKLMKHYTAFKILVYTIKVSTKELLLMVIFLFTGVLLFASVIFYAENSTFTNIPIGFWWALVTMTTVGYGDKVPRTEAGYLIGSMCVLCGVLTVAFTVPIVVNNFTLYYSHAQSRVRLPPPKKEELQKKLILKNQKAQEFIHKLTENVKRSKTFYSLNTPRNPDAKDDNPSIDSGLPDCSSPVGHGHKTLQSTESTSTMCSMLSERQSVVGSPNRYTLHNVASNLHTVSASVAQLELELPGTPAGDPDRFRHPDTTHLLNTMEDHEERMELERRRQQDMVSVRIEQKRQRLTPRPPGGGGGAHHSNDTSDDKSMMITNEPPSTAHGDNDKTSAPIISKHSRLLLNKLRSDHGTIIVKPAQSVLNFSGPKSER